TTCAGACAGACCAATTGAGGTTTGGGAAGAGTTCGCATGTTGACTCTGCGTGCGGTGTGGCGAGTGGTGCAGACATTGAACACGTGTAAGAAATATTGTTTGAgtggctctttcatttgacatattatttatgattgtaaatcgaatgcaataaatgctacaaagtcttAAGAACGCAGTTTTCATTTTGCACATTCGGTATTtgtcgactcgttccacatccttgAAGGTTCCCCCCCTCGGTGGGACCTACGGGGTTCTGTGAACGaacggtatgtgtgtgtgtgtgtgtgtgtgtgtgtgtgtgtgtgtgtgtgtgtgtgtgtgtgtaggaatgaACGTGCACTGAGACATAACTTGCACCTGCCCTCAGACCGTGGAGGACTTCATCCTTCTGGTAGGGACGTTCGTCGCATTCGTGGCGTTCATCCTGTGGTGCTGCTTCCCGGTGGTGCCGAAGGAGGGCAATGGAGGAGGGAGCTCCGGAGCGGACGGCGGTGGCAGCAAGCCGCCGCGGCAGTACGACCCGCGGGCGGGCATCCACGTGCACGGTCACGGGCACGGCGGCTGGTGGGGAGGGCGGCGCGGGCGCAGTGCCGGCGGGCACGCCCTCTCCCCGGTGTTCCGGCGCTACGAGCCGCTGCCACTGTCGTAATGGGCACTCCCGCCTGACGGGACCTTTTGAGGCGAGTGTCATATTACTTGCGACCGAGTTGTGACTAGGTCGAGCCGTTTGTAACTCGTTGCAAAATCGTACACTGGAAATGATGTCCAGTGTCTTGGAGCGGCTCAGTTTACCGTGTCGGGTGCGATTTGGCACTGGACACCTGATGAAGTGACTTCCCCCCATTACTGGCACCAGCGGTTTTTGTGAAGTGAGCACTAGTGCTACTGTTATTGGGGAGAACAAGATAGTATATATTGTCTGTATTATGCTGCATTTATTAGCGTTTACCGATTTCGCAGTACTTGATGTTTTGTCCTCGGGCACATGTTGCAAAAGTTGATATAGTATGCACTAGCAAAATATATTATTGTTTAATAGTCGCTTGTTATAGCGTTTGCCTCCAAATTAACTGCTGCCACCAGCTTACGTGCATTTTCCGGAGATCCTTCTGTTTTGTACTGTACTTACGAGGAATACTTTCGGTAGCACGGCCAGGACAACTGTTCTGTTTTCACGTCCAGTAGCTGGAAGAAAACCGTATTTGCTTCTTCCAGGAGCTGCAGGCGACAGGTCAAAATGTGTCAGTGATGCAGGCTAGGCACACTTTTCTGCTTAGCCAGACACTGGAAAGTATGCCTTTTATCAATATTATGTGGGTAACACCTTTGTCTAGTGCAATTCATGACTGTAACTTACCAATTAGGAATATTTTTGTTAGCAATACACCCTCTTAGGATGcagtaaattattatttatttttaaaatttttattttatttcttctcgtgTTCTAGAGATACAATTTTATTTTCTAGGATTACAGATAGATCTTTTTTAAATGTTATAGCTGCTCATTGTACTTGCCAATATTATTGCAAAAATGTAAGAAATTGTAATCTGCAGCTTTTTATTGGTGTGTACCTTTTACAACTACTATTGGTTCCCAATAGTATTAAGATATAACTAGTCACATGTGACCCTGGTCACTTACAGAAGACTTGCATCCTTTGTAGCAGACTGTTGAAGGAATTGTCAAAATATTTAGCATGCCTTCAGGGATGTGAAATGATACCCTCTTTCTGTGTGATATTCTTTCTTTTCTTGTATACAAGTTTGTTCTGTGTAGTACTAAGCTACACATTGTCACCTGCGGGAGCAGGTTGTAGACTGAAGATTTTTTGTATGTGGTGCTCCGTGTCTGTGATATATTCCTAGAATTAGCATATTTACCCAACTGTAAGATAACCCTTAGTATAAGATGACTCCCTCCTCCACCTTTCCTGATTTTAAGAGGTCCcttgaaaaaatttttatttttaagaaaattctgactaatcaaaattacataaTGTTTTATTGATATAAAGTGTCTGcctaaaaagttaatattatacctATTTGAAACTTACGCTATATATTAATGTGTAGATTTTGATAATATAaggagaaataaatttaaaaaaaagaaatggttcatttTTTTAATCTTAACTTCCTTTTTTGGTTACTACCTAAGCATGTGGTAAGTAAACACCACTCAAGGATTAGACCCGTTCAGACTGCTGCCTGCAAGGTAGTACAAGAAGCAACCTGTGGCTGTGGCACATATGGTCAGCTGTTATTGGCTGTGGATGAATACGGGTGGTGCTGCTGCTTATTTGAGCAACCCCCTCATTTGGCTCCAAGAAGGCTGAGTGGACCCCGTATCAGACCTTCCTAACTCAGAAAAAATGTAAAGATGTGCTGGGAAGTGAAGGAAGTGAACCTAGGTCCTCCCGCACCAAGGCAGTGGCAATAACCGTTCAGCTACGGAGGCTGTCATCTTCTGTAGTATCACTGGTATCTTTGTCATTTGTAAGTCTTCTCACATTTTTTCCATCCTGACACTATCCCCATAGTATGTTATCATCTGAGCCATCCACAGTATTGGCTTTTGAATCCTCTCATAATAGATTCACTTGAGACTTCCTCAGGCAGTAAGGGTATACTGACCCAGCACGCATGTTGAGGGCTTCTTTAATTTCCCTCCTGGAATGAGGTTACAGTCTCCTCAGATATGCCACTCACTGTAAAGCTGTCGCAGGTGAGCCTCGAAAGGTCAATTCACGATGACAGCCTGTAGGTGAAGGCCATACCACCAGGAGTTATTACCAGGTCAGTGTTGTTCTTTATCAGATCTGCCATTTCCTAGGTGAGGTGTGCCCTGAAAGAAACCAGTAGCTAcatttttcttctgttacacaaagaGCATCGTATTCTGTTCCATATGACCTACAACTGATCCAGAATCGGGTCATTTGTCACACACTCTTTCTAGGCACCTGAAGATAAATCCTGCAGACTGGTTTTCTTTCGGTACTGGTTTCCTGCAAGGACAACTTCCTTCCATCTGGTAGTGCATCTGCATTACTGTTGTTCTATAATTTTCGTTGCCAGAACTTCTAATAAGAACGCTTTTGACACCATTTACATTGACAGTAACATATCAAAATAAACAGCCACCAGTTCAGCATTTCCCATACGACTGGTAAATAGTTGTGCCGTATCCTTAGATTGATTATCTGTGTTACTAAATGGCAATGGTCATTACTCCCAACTGGAGGTTGcttatctaatggcttccaggaccaagaaaaaaaaattgattttcagtggTTTGTATAATTATTGATTTAATTCAAAAATTTCAAATGCTGTGACACAGCCGATTGTTCCCACTTGCCGGGGGCAACTGGGCAGACACGGGCCCACACGGGCaaatgacaccaccaccaccaccaccagcgccTGCCTGTGGGCATGAGAAATGGTGGACACTGGTACCGTTGCCCTGTGGGGCAGCATTGGAACAGCCTGCCCTAAAGGATATAATCCTAGGTTAAAGGTTTAATGTACAAAGTCAGGTATTGCAGGTAGAAGCTGTGTATATGTGTTGAGACTGTAACTTGTAGCGTtaaaattacccagactgtattcatcTCGTACTTGAAAATGACAGCAATTAGCAACTaccgacaaactttacacataatttcaaactttctcaCCAATACCCCtttcaaaataatgaaatgaaaaaagtGTATCGTTTACTTCATTTTTGCTCTTCTCGCAGTAAAACTTAAACGTGACgtgtgatgttttaatttattacttccttactgttAACTCCATTCACAACACATATGGCAGGCAATATCCACATATTCCACTGgatatacctgcaaaattgtacCATTGCACGACACACAATTCAGGAGGTATGATGACGTAAAGATAGGTTTTAAAGAATCGGGTGGGGCAGCTTACCGATATGAAGCTGATATGCAAGTTAACTTTTCTGGAACCGCTGCAGGAAGTCACTGATCCGTCATCGTTCCCCACTCTCTTCATCACCCGAGTGCACCAGCCAGTATTAGCATCCAACCCCGCAATGATTGCAGATGGAATATTCCTCTTTATCTCTAGTGCCTTCATTTGCATAATTTCTTGAGTAATTGGTATGCCTCCACTGCATTTCTCTAGGACTTATTGAGCAATCTGCTGTTACAATTCGTGAAACCTCTctctgaaagtttaatgtttagaACTCGTGTTTCTTTAATTTACTCTTATCAGGCACCACCTACAAATATTCACGGTCTGCGACACCAAATTTTCTTCCTACAGCATGTTTGTGGCTCTGCTTCATCCATCATCATTATCTTAGTacaaatgatgtttggtttgcacaAACCAAATGTGAACCGCAGGCTCTTAGATCTGTGTTTCTCGGCAGAAGCACGACTGTGATTTGCACCTATTGTCGATTGCTACAGTTTACAGTTCTTACAGCACTGACAGTATAAGCGAGTCGAGTGACAAAACATTGTCCTTTTGGGGCCCCCTACAGATGCATTGGCAGAAATGGTACCACATCGGATTGACACTGTAGACAAATGAGAAAAATCTATAGTGCTGTAGAGCAGTAACAACTTTAGTGCCATTGTTGAAGCTCCTGTTTCGTTTGTTGTGGCCCGTTTCAAATGTTCTGTGTGAATATATTTTCGTTCCCATTaatttgtcttccataaaaatataTACTATTGTTACGTATTTGTTCAA
This DNA window, taken from Schistocerca serialis cubense isolate TAMUIC-IGC-003099 chromosome 11, iqSchSeri2.2, whole genome shotgun sequence, encodes the following:
- the LOC126426857 gene encoding uncharacterized protein LOC126426857, whose protein sequence is MTPFDDFMYLINSVLLGEEPTVEDFILLVGTFVAFVAFILWCCFPVVPKEGNGGGSSGADGGGSKPPRQYDPRAGIHVHGHGHGGWWGGRRGRSAGGHALSPVFRRYEPLPLS